The following proteins come from a genomic window of Larimichthys crocea isolate SSNF chromosome III, L_crocea_2.0, whole genome shotgun sequence:
- the mapk8a gene encoding mitogen-activated protein kinase 8 isoform X4: MNKNKREREFYSLDVGDSTFTVLKRYQNLRPIGSGAQGIVCSAYDQILERNVAIKKLSRPFQNQTHAKRAFRELVLMKCVNHKNIIGLLNVFTPQKSLEEFQDVYLVMELMDANLCQVIQMELDHERLSYLLYQMLCGIKHLHAAGIIHRDLKPSNIVVKSDCTLKILDFGLARTAATGLLMTPYVVTRYYRAPEVILGMGYQANVDIWSVGCILAEMVRHKILFPGRDYIDQWNKVIEQLGTPSQDFLMKLNQSVRTYVENRPRYAGYSFEKLFPDVLFPADSDHNKLKASQARDLLSKMLVIDASKRISVDEALQHPYINVWYDPAEVEAPPPKVLDKQLDEREHTVEEWKGLIYKEVSEWEEWTKNGVIRGQPPPLGAAVIDSPPQPTSSSSSANDVSSMSTEPTDPSSDPTMTSETDSSLDSHTSLGALACCR; the protein is encoded by the exons atgaataaaaacaagagagaaagagagttctACAGCCTAGATGTTGGGGATTCGACGTTCACAGTACTGAAGCGGTACCAGAATCTAAGACCCATTGGCTCAGGAGCACAGGGAATTGTCTG CTCTGCCTACGACCAAATCCTTGAACGAAATGTGGCCATCAAGAAGCTGAGTCGGCCCTTTCAAAATCAAACCCATGCCAAGAGGGCGTTCAGAGAGCTAGTCCTAATGAAATGTGTCAATCACAAAAAT ATCATTGgcttattaaatgtatttacgCCACAAAAATCATTAGAAGAATTCCAAGATGT ATACTtggtgatggagctgatggatgCCAACCTGTGCCAGGTCATTCAGATGGAGCTTGACCACGAGAGACTGTCTTATCTGCTCTATCAGATGTTGTGTGGTATCAAACACCTCCATGCTGCCGGCATCATTCACAGA GACCTCAAGCCCAGCAACATAGTTGTCAAGTCAGATTGTACACTGAAGATCTTGGACTTTGGCTTGGCTCGGACGGCTGCCACAGGCCTCCTGATGACACCGTATGTGGTTACACGCTACTACAGAGCACCAGAGGTTATCCTCGGCATGGGCTACCAAGCCAATG TGGACATATGGTCTGTGGGCTGCATTCTGGCAGAAATGGTACGCCATAAAATCCTCTTCCCAGGAAGGGACT ACATCGACCAGTGGAACAAGGTAATTGAGCAGCTAGGCACTCCATCTCAGGACTTTCTAATGAAGCTGAACCAGTCAGTAAGAACGTACGTAGAAAACAGGCCACGCTATGCTGGATACAGCTTTGAGAAACTCTTCCCAGATGTGCTCTTCCCTGCTGACTCTGACCACAACAAACTGAAAG CGAGCCAAGCCAGAGACCTCTTATCCAAGATGTTAGTGATTGATGCCTCCAAGCGCATCTCCGTAGATGAGGCCCTGCAGCACCCCTACATTAATGTTTGGTATGACCCGGCCGAAGTGGAAGCG CCCCCTCCGAAGGTCCtagacaaacagctggatgaGAGGGAGCATACTGTGGAGGAGTGGAAAG GGCTAATTTATAAGGAAGTGAGTGAATGGGAGGAGTGGACAAAAAATGGAGTGATAAGAGGCCAACCACCTCCTTTAG GTGCAGCAGTGATCGACAGCCCCCCTCAGCccacgtcctcctcctcttcggcCAACGATGTCTCGTCCATGTCCACAGAGCCCACTGACCCGAGCAGTGACCCCACCATGACCTCTGAAACAGACAGCAGCTTGGACAGCCACACCTCTCTGGGTGCACTGGCCTGCTGCAGATaa
- the mapk8a gene encoding mitogen-activated protein kinase 8 isoform X2, with amino-acid sequence MYNSSLPSNASIHEVQTSQRTFLDAQRAVIEDFTMNKNKREREFYSLDVGDSTFTVLKRYQNLRPIGSGAQGIVCSAYDQILERNVAIKKLSRPFQNQTHAKRAFRELVLMKCVNHKNIIGLLNVFTPQKSLEEFQDVYLVMELMDANLCQVIQMELDHERLSYLLYQMLCGIKHLHAAGIIHRDLKPSNIVVKSDCTLKILDFGLARTAATGLLMTPYVVTRYYRAPEVILGMGYQANVDVWSVGCIVAEMIRGSVLFPGTDHIDQWNKVIEQLGTPSQDFLMKLNQSVRTYVENRPRYAGYSFEKLFPDVLFPADSDHNKLKASQARDLLSKMLVIDASKRISVDEALQHPYINVWYDPAEVEAPPPKVLDKQLDEREHTVEEWKGLIYKEVSEWEEWTKNGVIRGQPPPLGAAVIDSPPQPTSSSSSANDVSSMSTEPTDPSSDPTMTSETDSSLDSHTSLGALACCR; translated from the exons ATGTATAACAGCTCCCTGCCTTCAAATGCATCCATCCACGAGGTCCAGACCTCTCAG AGGACATTTTTGGATGCACAGAGAGCAGTAATTGAAGATTTcaccatgaataaaaacaagagagaaagagagttctACAGCCTAGATGTTGGGGATTCGACGTTCACAGTACTGAAGCGGTACCAGAATCTAAGACCCATTGGCTCAGGAGCACAGGGAATTGTCTG CTCTGCCTACGACCAAATCCTTGAACGAAATGTGGCCATCAAGAAGCTGAGTCGGCCCTTTCAAAATCAAACCCATGCCAAGAGGGCGTTCAGAGAGCTAGTCCTAATGAAATGTGTCAATCACAAAAAT ATCATTGgcttattaaatgtatttacgCCACAAAAATCATTAGAAGAATTCCAAGATGT ATACTtggtgatggagctgatggatgCCAACCTGTGCCAGGTCATTCAGATGGAGCTTGACCACGAGAGACTGTCTTATCTGCTCTATCAGATGTTGTGTGGTATCAAACACCTCCATGCTGCCGGCATCATTCACAGA GACCTCAAGCCCAGCAACATAGTTGTCAAGTCAGATTGTACACTGAAGATCTTGGACTTTGGCTTGGCTCGGACGGCTGCCACAGGCCTCCTGATGACACCGTATGTGGTTACACGCTACTACAGAGCACCAGAGGTTATCCTCGGCATGGGCTACCAAGCCAATG TGGATGTATGGTCAGTGGGCTGCATAGTGGCCGAGATGATCAGGGGAAGTGTGTTGTTCCCCGGCACTGATC ACATCGACCAGTGGAACAAGGTAATTGAGCAGCTAGGCACTCCATCTCAGGACTTTCTAATGAAGCTGAACCAGTCAGTAAGAACGTACGTAGAAAACAGGCCACGCTATGCTGGATACAGCTTTGAGAAACTCTTCCCAGATGTGCTCTTCCCTGCTGACTCTGACCACAACAAACTGAAAG CGAGCCAAGCCAGAGACCTCTTATCCAAGATGTTAGTGATTGATGCCTCCAAGCGCATCTCCGTAGATGAGGCCCTGCAGCACCCCTACATTAATGTTTGGTATGACCCGGCCGAAGTGGAAGCG CCCCCTCCGAAGGTCCtagacaaacagctggatgaGAGGGAGCATACTGTGGAGGAGTGGAAAG GGCTAATTTATAAGGAAGTGAGTGAATGGGAGGAGTGGACAAAAAATGGAGTGATAAGAGGCCAACCACCTCCTTTAG GTGCAGCAGTGATCGACAGCCCCCCTCAGCccacgtcctcctcctcttcggcCAACGATGTCTCGTCCATGTCCACAGAGCCCACTGACCCGAGCAGTGACCCCACCATGACCTCTGAAACAGACAGCAGCTTGGACAGCCACACCTCTCTGGGTGCACTGGCCTGCTGCAGATaa
- the mapk8a gene encoding mitogen-activated protein kinase 8 isoform X1 yields the protein MYNSSLPSNASIHEVQTSQRTFLDAQRAVIEDFTMNKNKREREFYSLDVGDSTFTVLKRYQNLRPIGSGAQGIVCSAYDQILERNVAIKKLSRPFQNQTHAKRAFRELVLMKCVNHKNIIGLLNVFTPQKSLEEFQDVYLVMELMDANLCQVIQMELDHERLSYLLYQMLCGIKHLHAAGIIHRDLKPSNIVVKSDCTLKILDFGLARTAATGLLMTPYVVTRYYRAPEVILGMGYQANVDIWSVGCILAEMVRHKILFPGRDYIDQWNKVIEQLGTPSQDFLMKLNQSVRTYVENRPRYAGYSFEKLFPDVLFPADSDHNKLKASQARDLLSKMLVIDASKRISVDEALQHPYINVWYDPAEVEAPPPKVLDKQLDEREHTVEEWKGLIYKEVSEWEEWTKNGVIRGQPPPLGAAVIDSPPQPTSSSSSANDVSSMSTEPTDPSSDPTMTSETDSSLDSHTSLGALACCR from the exons ATGTATAACAGCTCCCTGCCTTCAAATGCATCCATCCACGAGGTCCAGACCTCTCAG AGGACATTTTTGGATGCACAGAGAGCAGTAATTGAAGATTTcaccatgaataaaaacaagagagaaagagagttctACAGCCTAGATGTTGGGGATTCGACGTTCACAGTACTGAAGCGGTACCAGAATCTAAGACCCATTGGCTCAGGAGCACAGGGAATTGTCTG CTCTGCCTACGACCAAATCCTTGAACGAAATGTGGCCATCAAGAAGCTGAGTCGGCCCTTTCAAAATCAAACCCATGCCAAGAGGGCGTTCAGAGAGCTAGTCCTAATGAAATGTGTCAATCACAAAAAT ATCATTGgcttattaaatgtatttacgCCACAAAAATCATTAGAAGAATTCCAAGATGT ATACTtggtgatggagctgatggatgCCAACCTGTGCCAGGTCATTCAGATGGAGCTTGACCACGAGAGACTGTCTTATCTGCTCTATCAGATGTTGTGTGGTATCAAACACCTCCATGCTGCCGGCATCATTCACAGA GACCTCAAGCCCAGCAACATAGTTGTCAAGTCAGATTGTACACTGAAGATCTTGGACTTTGGCTTGGCTCGGACGGCTGCCACAGGCCTCCTGATGACACCGTATGTGGTTACACGCTACTACAGAGCACCAGAGGTTATCCTCGGCATGGGCTACCAAGCCAATG TGGACATATGGTCTGTGGGCTGCATTCTGGCAGAAATGGTACGCCATAAAATCCTCTTCCCAGGAAGGGACT ACATCGACCAGTGGAACAAGGTAATTGAGCAGCTAGGCACTCCATCTCAGGACTTTCTAATGAAGCTGAACCAGTCAGTAAGAACGTACGTAGAAAACAGGCCACGCTATGCTGGATACAGCTTTGAGAAACTCTTCCCAGATGTGCTCTTCCCTGCTGACTCTGACCACAACAAACTGAAAG CGAGCCAAGCCAGAGACCTCTTATCCAAGATGTTAGTGATTGATGCCTCCAAGCGCATCTCCGTAGATGAGGCCCTGCAGCACCCCTACATTAATGTTTGGTATGACCCGGCCGAAGTGGAAGCG CCCCCTCCGAAGGTCCtagacaaacagctggatgaGAGGGAGCATACTGTGGAGGAGTGGAAAG GGCTAATTTATAAGGAAGTGAGTGAATGGGAGGAGTGGACAAAAAATGGAGTGATAAGAGGCCAACCACCTCCTTTAG GTGCAGCAGTGATCGACAGCCCCCCTCAGCccacgtcctcctcctcttcggcCAACGATGTCTCGTCCATGTCCACAGAGCCCACTGACCCGAGCAGTGACCCCACCATGACCTCTGAAACAGACAGCAGCTTGGACAGCCACACCTCTCTGGGTGCACTGGCCTGCTGCAGATaa
- the mapk8a gene encoding mitogen-activated protein kinase 8 isoform X5, whose product MYNSSLPSNASIHEVQTSQRTFLDAQRAVIEDFTMNKNKREREFYSLDVGDSTFTVLKRYQNLRPIGSGAQGIVCSAYDQILERNVAIKKLSRPFQNQTHAKRAFRELVLMKCVNHKNIIGLLNVFTPQKSLEEFQDVYLVMELMDANLCQVIQMELDHERLSYLLYQMLCGIKHLHAAGIIHRDLKPSNIVVKSDCTLKILDFGLARTAATGLLMTPYVVTRYYRAPEVILGMGYQANVDIWSVGCILAEMVRHKILFPGRDYIDQWNKVIEQLGTPSQDFLMKLNQSVRTYVENRPRYAGYSFEKLFPDVLFPADSDHNKLKASQARDLLSKMLVIDASKRISVDEALQHPYINVWYDPAEVEAPPPKVLDKQLDEREHTVEEWKGLIYKEVSEWEEWTKNGVIRGQPPPLAQVQQ is encoded by the exons ATGTATAACAGCTCCCTGCCTTCAAATGCATCCATCCACGAGGTCCAGACCTCTCAG AGGACATTTTTGGATGCACAGAGAGCAGTAATTGAAGATTTcaccatgaataaaaacaagagagaaagagagttctACAGCCTAGATGTTGGGGATTCGACGTTCACAGTACTGAAGCGGTACCAGAATCTAAGACCCATTGGCTCAGGAGCACAGGGAATTGTCTG CTCTGCCTACGACCAAATCCTTGAACGAAATGTGGCCATCAAGAAGCTGAGTCGGCCCTTTCAAAATCAAACCCATGCCAAGAGGGCGTTCAGAGAGCTAGTCCTAATGAAATGTGTCAATCACAAAAAT ATCATTGgcttattaaatgtatttacgCCACAAAAATCATTAGAAGAATTCCAAGATGT ATACTtggtgatggagctgatggatgCCAACCTGTGCCAGGTCATTCAGATGGAGCTTGACCACGAGAGACTGTCTTATCTGCTCTATCAGATGTTGTGTGGTATCAAACACCTCCATGCTGCCGGCATCATTCACAGA GACCTCAAGCCCAGCAACATAGTTGTCAAGTCAGATTGTACACTGAAGATCTTGGACTTTGGCTTGGCTCGGACGGCTGCCACAGGCCTCCTGATGACACCGTATGTGGTTACACGCTACTACAGAGCACCAGAGGTTATCCTCGGCATGGGCTACCAAGCCAATG TGGACATATGGTCTGTGGGCTGCATTCTGGCAGAAATGGTACGCCATAAAATCCTCTTCCCAGGAAGGGACT ACATCGACCAGTGGAACAAGGTAATTGAGCAGCTAGGCACTCCATCTCAGGACTTTCTAATGAAGCTGAACCAGTCAGTAAGAACGTACGTAGAAAACAGGCCACGCTATGCTGGATACAGCTTTGAGAAACTCTTCCCAGATGTGCTCTTCCCTGCTGACTCTGACCACAACAAACTGAAAG CGAGCCAAGCCAGAGACCTCTTATCCAAGATGTTAGTGATTGATGCCTCCAAGCGCATCTCCGTAGATGAGGCCCTGCAGCACCCCTACATTAATGTTTGGTATGACCCGGCCGAAGTGGAAGCG CCCCCTCCGAAGGTCCtagacaaacagctggatgaGAGGGAGCATACTGTGGAGGAGTGGAAAG GGCTAATTTATAAGGAAGTGAGTGAATGGGAGGAGTGGACAAAAAATGGAGTGATAAGAGGCCAACCACCTCCTTTAG CACAGGTGCAGCAGTGA
- the mapk8a gene encoding mitogen-activated protein kinase 8 isoform X3, translating into MIITLRTLFEQGRTFLDAQRAVIEDFTMNKNKREREFYSLDVGDSTFTVLKRYQNLRPIGSGAQGIVCSAYDQILERNVAIKKLSRPFQNQTHAKRAFRELVLMKCVNHKNIIGLLNVFTPQKSLEEFQDVYLVMELMDANLCQVIQMELDHERLSYLLYQMLCGIKHLHAAGIIHRDLKPSNIVVKSDCTLKILDFGLARTAATGLLMTPYVVTRYYRAPEVILGMGYQANVDIWSVGCILAEMVRHKILFPGRDYIDQWNKVIEQLGTPSQDFLMKLNQSVRTYVENRPRYAGYSFEKLFPDVLFPADSDHNKLKASQARDLLSKMLVIDASKRISVDEALQHPYINVWYDPAEVEAPPPKVLDKQLDEREHTVEEWKGLIYKEVSEWEEWTKNGVIRGQPPPLGAAVIDSPPQPTSSSSSANDVSSMSTEPTDPSSDPTMTSETDSSLDSHTSLGALACCR; encoded by the exons ATGATCATAACACTGCGGACTCTCTTCGAACAAGGG AGGACATTTTTGGATGCACAGAGAGCAGTAATTGAAGATTTcaccatgaataaaaacaagagagaaagagagttctACAGCCTAGATGTTGGGGATTCGACGTTCACAGTACTGAAGCGGTACCAGAATCTAAGACCCATTGGCTCAGGAGCACAGGGAATTGTCTG CTCTGCCTACGACCAAATCCTTGAACGAAATGTGGCCATCAAGAAGCTGAGTCGGCCCTTTCAAAATCAAACCCATGCCAAGAGGGCGTTCAGAGAGCTAGTCCTAATGAAATGTGTCAATCACAAAAAT ATCATTGgcttattaaatgtatttacgCCACAAAAATCATTAGAAGAATTCCAAGATGT ATACTtggtgatggagctgatggatgCCAACCTGTGCCAGGTCATTCAGATGGAGCTTGACCACGAGAGACTGTCTTATCTGCTCTATCAGATGTTGTGTGGTATCAAACACCTCCATGCTGCCGGCATCATTCACAGA GACCTCAAGCCCAGCAACATAGTTGTCAAGTCAGATTGTACACTGAAGATCTTGGACTTTGGCTTGGCTCGGACGGCTGCCACAGGCCTCCTGATGACACCGTATGTGGTTACACGCTACTACAGAGCACCAGAGGTTATCCTCGGCATGGGCTACCAAGCCAATG TGGACATATGGTCTGTGGGCTGCATTCTGGCAGAAATGGTACGCCATAAAATCCTCTTCCCAGGAAGGGACT ACATCGACCAGTGGAACAAGGTAATTGAGCAGCTAGGCACTCCATCTCAGGACTTTCTAATGAAGCTGAACCAGTCAGTAAGAACGTACGTAGAAAACAGGCCACGCTATGCTGGATACAGCTTTGAGAAACTCTTCCCAGATGTGCTCTTCCCTGCTGACTCTGACCACAACAAACTGAAAG CGAGCCAAGCCAGAGACCTCTTATCCAAGATGTTAGTGATTGATGCCTCCAAGCGCATCTCCGTAGATGAGGCCCTGCAGCACCCCTACATTAATGTTTGGTATGACCCGGCCGAAGTGGAAGCG CCCCCTCCGAAGGTCCtagacaaacagctggatgaGAGGGAGCATACTGTGGAGGAGTGGAAAG GGCTAATTTATAAGGAAGTGAGTGAATGGGAGGAGTGGACAAAAAATGGAGTGATAAGAGGCCAACCACCTCCTTTAG GTGCAGCAGTGATCGACAGCCCCCCTCAGCccacgtcctcctcctcttcggcCAACGATGTCTCGTCCATGTCCACAGAGCCCACTGACCCGAGCAGTGACCCCACCATGACCTCTGAAACAGACAGCAGCTTGGACAGCCACACCTCTCTGGGTGCACTGGCCTGCTGCAGATaa